A region of Onychomys torridus chromosome 10, mOncTor1.1, whole genome shotgun sequence DNA encodes the following proteins:
- the Msantd1 gene encoding myb/SANT-like DNA-binding domain-containing protein 1 isoform X3 → MVRWPGLRPCLSAILNPAGASSMAAAEVPGYLVSPQTEKHRRARNWTDAEMRGLMLVWEEFFDELKQTKRNAKVYEKMASKLFEMTGERRLGEEIKIKITNMTFQYRSEERPVKKRKVRSCHLQKKKLRLLEAMLEEQRRLSRAMEETCREVRRVLDQQNILQVQSLQLQERMMSLLEKIIAKSNV, encoded by the exons ATGGTGCGCTGGCCAGGCCTGAGGCCCTGCCTGAGTGCCATCCTTAACCCTGCAGGTGCCTCCAGCATGGCAGCAGCCGAAGTGCCCGGCTACCTTGTGTCTCCTCAGACAGAGAAGCATCGGCGGGCCCGCAACTGGACAGATGCGGAGATGCGCGGCCTCATGCTGGTCTGGGAGGAGTTCTTCGATGAACTCAAGCAGACCAAGCGCAATGCCAAGGTCTACGAGAAGATGGCCAGCAAGCTCTTCGAGATGACTGGGGAGCGCCGGCTAGGCGAGGAAATCAAGATCAAGATCACCAACATGACCTTTCAGTACAG GTCAGAGGAACGTCCTGTGAAGAAACGCAAGGTGCGGAGCTGTCACCTACAGAAAAAGAAGCTGCGGCTGCTGGAGGCCATGCTGGAAGAACAGCGCCGGCTGAGCCGTGCCATGGAGGAGACGTGCCGAGAGGTGCGCCGTGTGCTGGACCAGCAGAACATCCTGCAGGTTCAGAGTCTGCAGCTTCAGGAGCGCATGATGAGCCTGCTGGAGAAGATCATCGCCAAGTCCAACGTCTAG
- the Msantd1 gene encoding myb/SANT-like DNA-binding domain-containing protein 1 isoform X1 yields MVRWPGLRPCLSAILNPAGASSMAAAEVPGYLVSPQTEKHRRARNWTDAEMRGLMLVWEEFFDELKQTKRNAKVYEKMASKLFEMTGERRLGEEIKIKITNMTFQYRWARRKLKCMTDSESVPPDWPYYLAIDRILAKVPESCEGKLPDGQQPGPSTSQTEASMSPSAKSTPLYLPYTQCSYEGRFEDDHSDSSSSLLSLKFRSEERPVKKRKVRSCHLQKKKLRLLEAMLEEQRRLSRAMEETCREVRRVLDQQNILQVQSLQLQERMMSLLEKIIAKSNV; encoded by the exons ATGGTGCGCTGGCCAGGCCTGAGGCCCTGCCTGAGTGCCATCCTTAACCCTGCAGGTGCCTCCAGCATGGCAGCAGCCGAAGTGCCCGGCTACCTTGTGTCTCCTCAGACAGAGAAGCATCGGCGGGCCCGCAACTGGACAGATGCGGAGATGCGCGGCCTCATGCTGGTCTGGGAGGAGTTCTTCGATGAACTCAAGCAGACCAAGCGCAATGCCAAGGTCTACGAGAAGATGGCCAGCAAGCTCTTCGAGATGACTGGGGAGCGCCGGCTAGGCGAGGAAATCAAGATCAAGATCACCAACATGACCTTTCAGTACAGGTGGGCACGCAG GAAATTAAAATGCATGACAGATAGCGAGTCGGTCCCGCCGGACTGGCCCTATTACCTAGCCATTGATAGGATTCTGGCCAAGGTCCCTGAGTCCTGTGAGGGCAAACTGCCGGATGGCCAGCAGCCGGGGCCCTCCACGTCCCAGACCGAGGCGTCCATGTCACCGTCTGCTAAGTCCACCCCTCTGTACTTACCGTATACCCAGTGCTCCTATGAAGGCCGCTTCGAGGACGATCACTCCGACAGCTCCTCCAGCTTACTGTCCCTTAAGTTCAG GTCAGAGGAACGTCCTGTGAAGAAACGCAAGGTGCGGAGCTGTCACCTACAGAAAAAGAAGCTGCGGCTGCTGGAGGCCATGCTGGAAGAACAGCGCCGGCTGAGCCGTGCCATGGAGGAGACGTGCCGAGAGGTGCGCCGTGTGCTGGACCAGCAGAACATCCTGCAGGTTCAGAGTCTGCAGCTTCAGGAGCGCATGATGAGCCTGCTGGAGAAGATCATCGCCAAGTCCAACGTCTAG
- the Msantd1 gene encoding myb/SANT-like DNA-binding domain-containing protein 1 isoform X2 codes for MVRWPGLRPCLSAILNPAGASSMAAAEVPGYLVSPQTEKHRRARNWTDAEMRGLMLVWEEFFDELKQTKRNAKVYEKMASKLFEMTGERRLGEEIKIKITNMTFQYRKLKCMTDSESVPPDWPYYLAIDRILAKVPESCEGKLPDGQQPGPSTSQTEASMSPSAKSTPLYLPYTQCSYEGRFEDDHSDSSSSLLSLKFRSEERPVKKRKVRSCHLQKKKLRLLEAMLEEQRRLSRAMEETCREVRRVLDQQNILQVQSLQLQERMMSLLEKIIAKSNV; via the exons ATGGTGCGCTGGCCAGGCCTGAGGCCCTGCCTGAGTGCCATCCTTAACCCTGCAGGTGCCTCCAGCATGGCAGCAGCCGAAGTGCCCGGCTACCTTGTGTCTCCTCAGACAGAGAAGCATCGGCGGGCCCGCAACTGGACAGATGCGGAGATGCGCGGCCTCATGCTGGTCTGGGAGGAGTTCTTCGATGAACTCAAGCAGACCAAGCGCAATGCCAAGGTCTACGAGAAGATGGCCAGCAAGCTCTTCGAGATGACTGGGGAGCGCCGGCTAGGCGAGGAAATCAAGATCAAGATCACCAACATGACCTTTCAGTACAG GAAATTAAAATGCATGACAGATAGCGAGTCGGTCCCGCCGGACTGGCCCTATTACCTAGCCATTGATAGGATTCTGGCCAAGGTCCCTGAGTCCTGTGAGGGCAAACTGCCGGATGGCCAGCAGCCGGGGCCCTCCACGTCCCAGACCGAGGCGTCCATGTCACCGTCTGCTAAGTCCACCCCTCTGTACTTACCGTATACCCAGTGCTCCTATGAAGGCCGCTTCGAGGACGATCACTCCGACAGCTCCTCCAGCTTACTGTCCCTTAAGTTCAG GTCAGAGGAACGTCCTGTGAAGAAACGCAAGGTGCGGAGCTGTCACCTACAGAAAAAGAAGCTGCGGCTGCTGGAGGCCATGCTGGAAGAACAGCGCCGGCTGAGCCGTGCCATGGAGGAGACGTGCCGAGAGGTGCGCCGTGTGCTGGACCAGCAGAACATCCTGCAGGTTCAGAGTCTGCAGCTTCAGGAGCGCATGATGAGCCTGCTGGAGAAGATCATCGCCAAGTCCAACGTCTAG